A stretch of Triticum aestivum cultivar Chinese Spring chromosome 1D, IWGSC CS RefSeq v2.1, whole genome shotgun sequence DNA encodes these proteins:
- the LOC123178477 gene encoding AAA-ATPase At3g50940, which produces MAPSYDKTIATAASLAASLMLVRSLANELLPSELRDALSSALASLRSRMTWQHTIVIKEIEGWCRNCVYDAVNAYLATRTSASLSMQRLRVSSAGESEKMVVSMEAGEEMADVYQGAEFKWCLVTREVKGDSDSVGDGAHEVRSYEVSFHKRHKEKALKEYLPFIVAAAKAINHQERSLDIYMNEHGNEWSSIVLQHPSTFDTLAMDMKQKRAIVDDLDRFTKRKDYYRRIGKAWKRGYLLYGPPGTGKSSLIAAIANHLRFDIYDLELTGVDSNSDLRKLLVGMTNRSILVVEDIDCTIELKQREEDDEEHSKSNSAAKKKAEDKVTLSGLLNFVDGLWSTSGEERIIIFTTNYKERLDPALLRPGRMDMHIHMGYCTTEAFRILANNYHSVDYHATYPEIEALIQEVTVTPAEVAEVLMRNDDTDVALHDLVKLLELKKKEATEIKTESKQAEEQKDGTEKINTESKQAEEKKDGDEIKTESVQVEEKKDDNEVVLKNELTENGSG; this is translated from the coding sequence ATGGCGCCGTCCTACGATAAGACCATTGCCACTGCGGCCTCCCTCGCGGCATCCCTGATGCTCGTCCGCAGCCTCGCGAACGAGCTGCTGCCGTCCGAGCTGCGTGACGCGCTGTCTTCAGCCCTCGCCAGCCTCCGCTCGCGCATGACGTGGCAGCACACCATCGTCATCAAGGAGATCGAGGGCTGGTGCAGAAATTGTGTCTACGATGCCGTCAATGCCTACCTTGCCACGCGAACCAGCGCCAGCCTCTCCATGCAGCGCCTGCGCGTCAGCAGCGCCGGCGAATCTGAAAAGATGGTTGTCAGCATGGAGGCAGGCGAGGAGATGGCAGATGTGTATCAAGGAGCGGAGTTCAAGTGGTGCCTGGTCACTCGCGAGGTCAAGGGCGACTCGGACAGCGTTGGCGACGGGGCCCATGAGGTCAGGTCCTATGAGGTGAGCTTCCACAAGAGGCACAAGGAGAAGGCGCTCAAGGAGTACCTGCCCTTCATCGTCGCCGCCGCCAAGGCCATCAACCACCAGGAGCGGAGCCTCGACATCTACATGAACGAGCACGGCAACGAGTGGTCCTCCATCGTCCTCCAGCACCCCTCCACCTTCGACACGCTCGCCATGGACATGAAGCAGAAGCGGGCCATTGTCGATGACCTCGACAGGTTCACCAAGAGGAAGGACTACTACAGGAGGATCGGCAAGGCGTGGAAGCGCGGGTACCTCCTATATGGCCCTCCAGGTACCGGCAAGTCCAGCCTCATCGCCGCCATCGCCAACCACCTCAGGTTCGACATCTACGACCTCGAGCTCACTGGGGTCGACTCCAACTCCGACCTCAGGAAGCTTCTCGTCGGGATGACCAACCGGTCCATTCTCGTAGTTGAGGACATTGACTGCACCATCGAGCTGAAGCAGCGGGAGGAAGACGATGAGGAGCACTCCAAGTCCAACTCTGCAGCAAAGAAGAAGGCAGAAGACAAGGTAACATTGTCTGGGCTGCTCAATTTTGTTGATGGCTTGTGGTCGACGAGTGGGGAGGAAAGGATCATCATCTTCACAACCAACTACAAGGAGCGTCTCGACCCGGCACTCCTGCGGCCTGGCAGGATGGACATGCACATACACATGGGGTACTGCACCACGGAGGCCTTCCGGATCCTTGCCAACAACTACCATTCCGTCGACTACCATGCCACCTATCCAGAGATCGAGGCGCTGATCCAGGAGGTGACGGTGACGCCTGCAGAGGTCGCCGAGGTTCTGATGAGGAACGACGACACTGATGTTGCCCTCCATGATCTTGTCAAGCTCCTAGAGTTAAAGAAGAAAGAGGCCACTGAGATCAAGACTGAAAGTAAGCAGGCGGAGGAGCAGAAAGACGGCACTGAGAAGATCAATACTGAAAGTAAGCAGGCGGAAGAGAAGAAAGATGGCGATGAGATCAAGACTGAAAGTGTGCAGGTGGAGGAGAAAAAAGATGACAACGAGGTGGTGCTGAAGAATGAGTTGACAGAAAACGGAAGCGGCTAG
- the LOC123161357 gene encoding AAA-ATPase At3g50940 gives MPTFLLSKASLVKTKPNLFSPPNSTHTIISSHPCSTSGTERRKTGTERRKTAPNQTKHSIHPLHTHTEKEYRKAMAPSYDKTIATAASLAASLMLVRSLANELLPSEVRDALSSALASLRSRMTWQHTIVIEETEGWSSNRVYNAVKAYLATRINANINMQRLRVSSGDDAEKMVVSMEAGEEMADLYEGAEFKWCLVTREVSGDPNNGGGGAREIRSYEVSFHRRHKEKALKEYLPFIVATAKAIKDQERSLSIYMNERYDEWSPIGLQHPSTFDTLAMDHKQKQSIVDDLNRFIKRKDYYRRIGKAWKRGYLLYGPPGTGKSSLIAAIANHLRFDIYDLELTGVDSNSDLRRLLVGMTNRSILVVEDIDCTIELKQREEEDEEQSKSSSTEKKKAEDKVTLSGLLNFVDGLWSTSGEERIIIFTTNYKERLDPALLRPGRMDMHIHMGYCTTEAFRILANNYHSIDYHATYTEIEKLIEEVTVTPAEVAEVLMRNDDTDVALHDLVKLLKLKKKDASEIKTESKKTEKKDATDDIKIEGTQVDGKKDGGEIKTGSVQVEEKKDDKEVVVKNVLTENGSS, from the exons ATGCCTACCTTTTTGCTAAGCAAGGCCTCACTGGTGAAGACCAAGCCAAATCTCTT CTCCCCACCCAATTCAACACACACCATTATTTCCTCACACCCCTGTTCCACATCAGGAACAGAGAGGAGGAAAACAGGAACAGAGAGGAGGAAGACAGCCCCCAACCAAACCAAGCACTCCATCCACCCCCTTCACACACACACAGAAAAAGAGTACAGGAAGGCCATGGCGCCGTCGTACGACAAGACCATCGCCACGGCAGCCTCGCTCGCGGCGTCCCTGATGCTCGTCCGCAGCCTCGCAAACGAGCTGCTGCCGTCCGAGGTGCGCGACGCGCTGTCCTCAGCCCTCGCCAGCCTCCGCTCGCGCATGACGTGGCAGCACACCATCGTCATCGAGGAGACCGAGGGCTGGTCCAGCAACCGCGTCTACAACGCCGTCAAGGCCTACCTGGCCACGCGCATCAACGCCAACATCAACATGCAGCGCCTGCGCGTCAGCAGCGGCGACGACGCTGAGAAGATGGTCGTCAGCATGGAGGCCGGGGAGGAGATGGCAGATTTGTACGAAGGAGCGGAGTTCAAGTGGTGCCTGGTCACCCGCGAGGTTAGTGGTGACCCGaacaacggcggcggcggggcccgggAGATCAGGTCCTACGAGGTGAGCTTCCACAGGCGGCACAAGGAGAAGGCGCTTAAGGAGTACCTCCCGTTCATCGTCGCCACGGCCAAGGCCATCAAGGACCAGGAGAGGAGCCTTAGCATCTACATGAACGAGCGCTACGACGAGTGGTCCCCGATTGGCCTCCAGCACCCCTCCACCTTCGACACCCTTGCCATGGATCACAAGCAGAAACAGTCGATTGTCGACGACCTTAACAGGTTCATCAAGAGGAAGGACTACTACAGGAGGATCGGCAAGGCATGGAAGCGCGGGTACCTGCTGTACGGCCCTCCAGGTACCGGCAAGTCCAGCCTCATCGCCGCCATTGCCAACCACCTCAGGTTCGACATCTACGACCTCGAGCTCACCGGGGTCGACTCCAACTCCGACCTTAGGAGGCTTCTTGTCGGAATGACCAACCGGTCCATTCTCGTGGTTGAGGACATCGACTGCACCATCGAACTGAAGcagcgggaggaagaagacgaggagcaATCCAAGTCCAGTTCTACAGAAAAGAAGAAGGCAGAAGACAAG GTCACACTGTCTGGGCTGCTCAATTTTGTCGATGGCTTGTGGTCGACAAGTGGGGAGGAAAGGATCATCATCTTCACGACCAACTACAAGGAGCGTCTTGACCCGGCACTTCTGCGGCCTGGCAGGATGGACATGCACATCCACATGGGGTACTGCACCACGGAGGCTTTCCGAATTCTTGCCAACAACTACCATTCCATCGACTACCATGCCACCTATACAGAGATCGAGAAGCTGATCGAGGAGGTGACGGTGACGCCTGCAGAGGTTGCCGAGGTCCTGATGAGGAACGACGACACTGATGTTGCGCTCCATGATCTTGTCAAGCTCCTAAAGTTAAAGAAGAAAGATGCCTCTGAGATCAAGACTGAAAgtaagaagacggagaagaaagaTGCCACTGATGACATCAAGATTGAGGGTACGCAGGTGGATGGGAAGAAAGATGGTGGTGAGATCAAGACTGGAAGTGTGCAGGTGGAGGAGAAGAAAGATGACAAAGAGGTGGTGGTAAAGAATGTTCTTACAGAAAACGGAAGTAGTTAA
- the LOC123183331 gene encoding AAA-ATPase At3g50940 has translation MAPSYDKTIATAASLAASLMLVRSLASELLPAEVRGALSAAIAGLRSRMTWQHTIVIEETEGWSSNRVYNAVKAYLATRINANINMQRLRVSSAGEPEKMVVSMEAGEEMTDVYQGAEFKWCLVTREVSGDPNNGGVGAREIRSYEVSFNKRHKEKALKEYLPFIVTTAKAIKDQERSLSIYMNERYDEWSPIDLQHPSTFDTLAMDQKQKQSIVDDLDRFIKRKEYYRKIGKAWKRGYLLYGPPGTGKSSLIAAIANHLRFDIYDLELTGVNSNSDLRRLLVGMTNRSILVVEDIDCTIELEQREEDDEEDSKSNSTEKKAQDKVTLSGLLNFVDGLWSTSGEERILIFTTNYKERLDPALLRPGRMDMHIHMGYCTTEALQILANNYHSIDYHVTYPEIEALIEEVTVTPAEVAEVLMRSDDTDVALHDLVELLKLKKKDAIEIKTGSKQAEENKDANEIKTGSKQAEEKDTNEIKTENMEVDGKKYGNEIKTESVQVEEKKDDKEAVVKNELTENGSG, from the exons ATGGCGCCGTCCTACGACAAGACCATCGCCACGGCGGCCTCCCTCGCGGCGTCCCTCATGCTCGTCCGCAGCCTCGCGAGCGAGCTGCTGCCGGCCGAGGTGCGCGGGGCCCTCTCCGCGGCGATCGCCGGCCTCCGCTCGCGCATGACATGGCAGCACACCATCGTCATCGAGGAGACCGAGGGCTGGTCCAGCAACCGCGTCTACAACGCCGTCAAGGCCTACCTGGCCACGCGCATCAACGCCAATATCAACATGCAGCGCCTGCGCGTCAGCAGCGCCGGCGAACCTGAGAAGATGGTCGTCAGCATGGaggcgggcgaggagatgacagaTGTGTATCAAGGAGCGGAGTTCAAGTGGTGCCTGGTCACCCGCGAGGTCAGTGGCGACCCGAACAACGGCGGTGTCGGTGCCCGGGAGATCAGGTCCTACGAGGTGAGCTTCAACAAGAGGCACAAGGAGAAGGCCCTGAAAGAGTATCTCCCATTCATCGTCACCACGGCTAAGGCCATCAAGGACCAGGAGAGGAGCCTCAGCATCTACATGAACGAACGCTACGACGAGTGGTCCCCAATTGACCTCCAACATCCCTCCACGTTTGACACGCTAGCCATGGACCAGAAGCAGAAGCAGTCAATTGTCGACGACCTCGACAGGTTCATCAAGAGGAAAGAGTACTACAGGAAGATCGGCAAGGCGTGGAAGCGCGGGTACCTGTTGTACGGCCCGCCGGGCACCGGCAAGTCCAGCCTCATCGCCGCCATTGCCAACCACCTCAGGTTTGACATTTACGACCTCGAGCTGACCGGGGTCAATTCCAACTCGGACCTCAGGAGGCTTCTCGTCGGGATGACCAACCGGTCCATTCTCGTTGTTGAGGACATCGACTGCACCATTGAACTGGAGCAGCGGGAGGAAGATGACGAGGAGGATTCCAAATCCAATTCTACAGAAAAGAAGGCACAAGACAAG GTCACATTGTCTGGGCTGCTCAATTTTGTAGATGGCTTGTGGTCGACAAGTGGGGAGGAAAGGATCCTCATCTTCACGACCAATTACAAGGAGCGTCTCGACCCAGCACTTCTGCGGCCTGGCAGGATGGACATGCACATCCACATGGGGTACTGCACCACAGAGGCCTTACAGATCCTTGCCAATAACTACCATTCCATTGACTACCATGTCACCTATCCTGAGATTGAGGCGTTGATCGAGGAGGTCACGGTGACGCCTGCAGAGGTCGCCGAGGTTCTGATGAGGAGCGATGACACTGATGTTGCCCTCCATGATCTTGTCGAGCTCCTGAAATTGAAGAAGAAAGATGCCATTGAGATCAAGACTGGAAGTAAGCAGGCGGAGGAGAATAAAGACGCCAATGAGATCAAGACCGGAAGTAAGCAGGCAGAGGAGAAAGACACCAATGAGATCAAGACAGAAAATATGGAAGTGGACGGGAAGAAATATGGCAATGAGATCAAGACTGAAAGTGTGCAGGTAGAGGAGAAGAAAGATGACAAAGAAGCGGTGGTGAAGAATGAGCTCACAGAAAACGGAAGCGGCTAG
- the LOC123161367 gene encoding AAA-ATPase At3g50940, with amino-acid sequence MVSRRRSPSHSTHHCSTSRTYRTRAPNPPTLTQQKSRASRAMAPSYDKTIATAASLAASLMLVRSLASELLPSEVRDALSAALNSLRSRMTWQHTIVIEETEGWSGNRVYGAVKAYLATRINANIDMQRLRVSSTEEDAKKMVVSMEAGEEMVDLYEGVEFRWFLVTREVKGDLNNGGGGAREIRSYEVRFHKRHKEKALKEYLPFIVATAKAIKDQERSLSIYMNEYGDEWSPIDLQHPSTFDTLAMDQKQKQSIVDDLDRFIKRKDYYRRIGKAWKRGYLLYGPPGTGKSSLIAAIANHLRFNIYDLELTGVDSNSDLRRLLVGMTNRSILVVEDIDCTIELKQREEDDKEHAKSNSTEKKKAEDKVTLSGLLNFVDGLWSTSGEERILIFTTNYKERLDPALLRPGRMDMHIHMGYCTTEAFRILANNYHSIDYHVTYPEIEALIEEVTVTPAEVAEVLMRNDNTDVALHDLVELLKLKKKDAIEIEGKQAEEKKDANEIKTQSMQVDEKKIVDEIKTESVQVEKKDDKKVVVKNDFTENGSG; translated from the exons ATGGTTAGTAGGCGCCG ATCCCCATCTCATTCAACACACCACTGTTCCACATCAAGAACATACAGAACCAGAGCCCCAAACCCACCCACCCTCACACAACAAAAAAGCAGAGCTTCAAGAGCCATGGCACCGTCCTACGACAAGACCATCGCCACGGCGGCCTCGCTGGCGGCCTCCCTGATGCTCGTCCGCAGCCTGGCGAGCGAGCTGCTGCCGTCCGAGGTGCGCGACGCGCTCTCCGCAGCCCTCAACAGCCTGCGCTCCCGCATGACGTGGCAGCACACCATCGTCATCGAGGAGACGGAGGGGTGGTCGGGCAACCGCGTCTACGGCGCCGTCAAGGCCTACCTCGCCACGCGCATCAACGCCAACATCGACATGCAGCGCCTACGCGTCAGCAGCACCGAGGAGGACGCCAAGAAGATGGTCGTTAGCATGGAGGCGGGGGAGGAGATGGTGGATTTGTACGAGGGGGTCGAGTTCAGGTGGTTCCTCGTGACCCGGGAGGTGAAGGGGGACCTGaacaacggcggcggcggggcacgggaGATCAGGTCATATGAGGTGCGCTTCCACAAGAGGCACAAGGAGAAGGCCCTGAAAGAGTACCTCCCGTTCATCGTCGCCACCGCCAAGGCCATCAAGGACCAGGAGAGGAGCCTCAGCATCTACATGAACGAGTACGGCGACGAGTGGTCCCCCATCGACCTCCAGCACCCCTCCACGTTCGACACCCTCGCCATGGACCAGAAGCAGAAACAGTCAATTGTGGACGACCTCGACCGGTTCATCAAGAGGAAGGACTACTACAGGAGGATTGGCAAGGCGTGGAAGCGCGGGTACCTGCTGTACGGCCCGCCGGGCACCGGCAAGTCCAGCCTCATCGCCGCCATCGCCAACCACCTCAGGTTCAACATTTACGACCTCGAGCTCACCGGGGTCGACTCCAACTCCGACCTCAGGAGGCTTCTCGTCGGGATGACCAACCGGTCCATTCTCGTGGTCGAGGACATCGACTGCACCATCGAACTGAAGCAGCGCGAGGAAGATGACAAGGAGCATGCCAAGTCCAATTCTACAGAAAAGAAGAAGGCAGAAGACAAG GTCACATTGTCTGGGCTGCTCAATTTTGTAGATGGCTTGTGGTCGACAAGTGGGGAGGAAAGGATCCTCATCTTCACGACCAATTACAAGGAGCGTCTCGACCCAGCACTTCTGCGGCCTGGCAGGATGGACATGCACATCCACATGGGGTACTGCACCACAGAGGCCTTCCGGATCCTTGCCAATAACTACCATTCCATTGACTACCATGTCACCTATCCGGAGATCGAGGCGCTGATCGAGGAGGTGACGGTGACGCCTGCAGAGGTCGCCGAGGTTCTGATGAGGAACGACAACACTGATGTTGCGCTCCATGATCTTGTCGAGCTCCTGAAGTTAAAGAAGAAAGATGCCATTGAGATCGAAGGTAAGCAGGCAGAGGAGAAGAAAGACGCCAATGAGATCAAGACCCAGAGTATGCAGGTGGACGAGAAGAAAATTGTTGATGAGATCAAGACTGAAAGTGTGCAGGTGGAGAAGAAAGATGACAAAAAGGTAGTGGTGAAGAATGATTTCACAGAAAACGGAAGCGGCTAG